A segment of the Amycolatopsis thermophila genome:
AATTTCCACCGGCCTGTTCGCCGTCGCGGCGATGATGGTCACCGCTCGTTTCCTCACCGACCGCTCCGGCCGCGCCATCACGGCCTCGGAATGAGTTAAGGATCCGTTTAGGAATGCAGCTCTGGAGGACCCTCGCCGACGAAACACTGGTCGCCGAGGCACGCGAATTCGCCCGAACCCACGTCGCCCCCGTCGCGGCCAAGCTCGACCGGGAAGATCTGTATCCGCTCGATCTCGTCCGCCTCACCTCGGACCACGGCTGGAACGCGATGACACTGCCGGCCACCTACGGCGGTGGCGGGCGGCCGATGACGGACCTGCTGGCGGTCATGGAAGAACTGTCGGTGCACAGCCCGATTCTCGGTATCTCGCTGATCACCATCTTCCAAAGTCAGAAGTGCATCGAGATGTACGGCCAAGAGTCGCTCAAGCGCCGTTACCTGCCGCACTACGCGGACGGGCTCCCCGCGTCCTTCGCGCTGACCGAGGACGGGCACGGCAGCGACATCCGTTACCTCGACACGAAAGCGCGCCCCAGCGACGGGGGCTGGGTGCTGTCCGGAGAAAAGGCGTTCATCACCTCGGGCGCGGCGGCCGAGCTGTTCGTGGTGCTCGCCGAGACCGAGCACGGCGTGTCGACCTTCGCGGTGCCGAAGGACGCCGCCGGGGTGTCGACCTACGAAGGTGAGCACGCCGAGACGTTCGGGCTCCGCAACGGGCCGCACGTGAACCTGGTGCTCGACGACGTCGAGGTCCCGGAAGACCACTTGATCGGCACCGAGGGCCGCGGGCTGAAGCAGGTGATGGTGACGCTGGCCAACTCTCGCACGCTGGCCGCGGGCATCAGCCTCGGTATCGCACGGGCGGCGTTCGAAGACGCCCTCGGCTACGTCAACGAGCGCACCGCGTTCGGCACCACCGTGCTCGACTTCCAGGGCATCCAGTGGTACTTCTCGCAGCTCGCGGCGGAGATCGACGCGGCACGACTGCTCACCTACGAGGCCGCCCGGGATCTCGACGCGGGCCGCGACATCGCACGATCGTCCTCCGAGGCGAAGATGCTGGCCGCGTCCCTCGCGACGCGCGTCGCGGCCACCGCGGTGCAGGTGTGCGGGGCGCACGGCACGCGCGAGTCGCAGCCGTTCGGGCGATATCTCCGGGATGCCAAGGCGTACGAGGTGGCGGGTGGCTCCGCCGAGGTCCTGAAGAACACCGTGGCCAAGACCCTGGTCAAGGCCGTCCGGGCGAAGGAGGATTGATGTTCGCCGCCACCTTGCAGCGACGGTGCGAGGCGTCGGGGGACGCGCCGTTCGTGCTCCACGGTGACCGGACGGTGACCTGGCGCGAGCTGTTGGAGGTCGTCTCGCGGACCGCGACGCTGCTGCACCGCAACGGCGTCCGCCACGGCGACCGGGTGTTGCTGGCCTGCGGCAACAACCCCAACTTCCTGTACCTGTGGTTCGCGTTGCGCTGGGCGGGTGCCACCTGCGTGCCGCTGCACAACCAGTCCACCCCCGAGCACGTGCGCCGGATCGTCGCGGACGCGGGCATCACGTTCGCGACCGGCGACGCGGAGGCGCTGGCGCGGCTGCGGGAAGGCGAGGCGTGGGCCGGCGCGGGGCACGGCTTCGCCGACGCCGAGGAGCTCGAGAAGTCCGTCGTGGACTTGCCGCCGCTGCCCCGGGCGGACGCCGAGCCCGGCGACGAGTGCAGCCTGCTCTACACCTCGGGCACCACCGGACCGCCGAAGGGCGCGGTGATCTCCGACAACGCGTTCGTCGCCGGCGGCCGGGAGCTGGCCGAGGCCATCGGCATCACCGCCGAGGACCGGATCCTGCTCGCCCTGCCGTTGTTCCACACGAACCCGCAGGTCTACGGCGTGATGACGGCGATCGCGACCGGCTGCTCGCTGGTCCTGGTCGAGCGCTTCGAACCCGCGCGGTTCCTCGAGCAGGCGGTCCATTATGGAGCAACCGGCTTCACCTACGTCGGCACGATGCTCGCGATGCTCACCCGTGCGCTGCCCGAGCGGATCCCCGAACACCGGCTGCGGTTCTGCACGGGGGGCGGGGCGCCGATCGAGTTGTGGAACGTGATCGAGGACCACCTCGGCGTCGACGTGCACGAGCTGTACGGCATGACGGAGACCGGCGGCTGGGTGACCGCGAACCGCGCGGGGGAGCGGCGGCGCGGCACCTGCGGCACGGTCCGGCCGGACATGGAGCTCGCCGTGCTCGGTCCCGCCGATGAACCCGTGCCCGCCGGTGAGCCGGGGGAGATCTGCGTGCGCCCGTTGCGGCCCGCGGTGCTGTTCGACGGCTACCACGGCAAGGCGGAGCTGACCCTGCGGAAGTTCCGCAACCTCTGGTTCCACACCGGTGATCAGGGGTTTGTCGACGAGAACGGCTACCTGCACTTCCTGGGACGGCTCGACGACATGATCCGCCGGGGCGGCGAGAACATCCGCCCGGCCGACGTCGAAGCCGTCCTCGCGGAACACCCGGCGGTCGAGGAGGTCGCCGTGGTGGGGGTGCCGGACGAGGTGATGGGCCAGGAGGTGCGGGCGGTCGTGGTGACGAACGGCGACTTCGACCCGTGGGCGCTCGCCGAGTTCCTCACCGGGCGGTTGCCGAAGCTGGCCTGGCCGCGCTATGTCAGCGTGCGCGACGCGCTGCCGAAGACGGCGACGCAGAAGATCCAGGCCGCGCGCCTGCGCGTGCTCGAAGCCGGCGACATCGATCTGCGGGAGGCGCGACGGTGAGTGGTGGCGTGCGATGGGAAAGCACCGGCGGCGTCGCGCTCGTGACGCTGGACAACCCGGGGCGGCGCAACGCGATCGACGCGGCGCTGGCCGCCGGGTTGGCCGACGCGTGCGACGCGATCGACGCGGACGCGACGATCGGCGCCGCCGTGCTCCGGGGCGCGGAAGGCTACTTCTGTTCCGGTGGCGACCGCGACGAACTCGCCGAGATTTCGGCTGCCCCCGTTTCGGACGCCGGGATGTCGGCCACCCAGCGCATCTACGACGCGTTCCTGCGCG
Coding sequences within it:
- a CDS encoding class I adenylate-forming enzyme family protein — protein: MFAATLQRRCEASGDAPFVLHGDRTVTWRELLEVVSRTATLLHRNGVRHGDRVLLACGNNPNFLYLWFALRWAGATCVPLHNQSTPEHVRRIVADAGITFATGDAEALARLREGEAWAGAGHGFADAEELEKSVVDLPPLPRADAEPGDECSLLYTSGTTGPPKGAVISDNAFVAGGRELAEAIGITAEDRILLALPLFHTNPQVYGVMTAIATGCSLVLVERFEPARFLEQAVHYGATGFTYVGTMLAMLTRALPERIPEHRLRFCTGGGAPIELWNVIEDHLGVDVHELYGMTETGGWVTANRAGERRRGTCGTVRPDMELAVLGPADEPVPAGEPGEICVRPLRPAVLFDGYHGKAELTLRKFRNLWFHTGDQGFVDENGYLHFLGRLDDMIRRGGENIRPADVEAVLAEHPAVEEVAVVGVPDEVMGQEVRAVVVTNGDFDPWALAEFLTGRLPKLAWPRYVSVRDALPKTATQKIQAARLRVLEAGDIDLREARR
- a CDS encoding acyl-CoA dehydrogenase family protein — encoded protein: MQLWRTLADETLVAEAREFARTHVAPVAAKLDREDLYPLDLVRLTSDHGWNAMTLPATYGGGGRPMTDLLAVMEELSVHSPILGISLITIFQSQKCIEMYGQESLKRRYLPHYADGLPASFALTEDGHGSDIRYLDTKARPSDGGWVLSGEKAFITSGAAAELFVVLAETEHGVSTFAVPKDAAGVSTYEGEHAETFGLRNGPHVNLVLDDVEVPEDHLIGTEGRGLKQVMVTLANSRTLAAGISLGIARAAFEDALGYVNERTAFGTTVLDFQGIQWYFSQLAAEIDAARLLTYEAARDLDAGRDIARSSSEAKMLAASLATRVAATAVQVCGAHGTRESQPFGRYLRDAKAYEVAGGSAEVLKNTVAKTLVKAVRAKED